DNA sequence from the Bufo bufo chromosome 3, aBufBuf1.1, whole genome shotgun sequence genome:
TTACTTTTACAATTCCGTTAACTTTTGCTTTTTTCATCTTCTTATGTTGTTCATGGGGCAAAGTAAATAACGTTATCTTTATTATACAGGTTGTGACGAACACCGAGTGGTACCATAgaggggttttgtttttattactacttttacaaaataaaaccacTTTTTTAAATGGACAATATTGTTTTATTTACAGATTTTGGTTTATATAAATAAACATTATTTTGTTTTTCCCCCCCACTACGAAGCCTGGCTTTTATACGGCACTGGTATACTTTATAGCCCATCACTTTAAGGGCTTGTTCGACGAACGtgctgtattttgtggtccgcaaattgcggctctgcaaaacacggatgccgcccgtgtgccttccacaatttacgggacggacggccctttatagaaatgcctattctcgtctgcaaaatggacaagaataggacatgactagtgttgagcgaacttgtgttttaagttcggcgtctaaaagttcgggttatcgaagaatcgcgttgtggattccgctaccacggaccataacggaatttagaatccataaactcgacgccgaacttaaaacagaaggtcgctcaacactagacatgACTCATGATCATTTttgcagagcaacggatgcggacatcacacggagtgccgtccgcatcttttgcggccccattgaagtgaatgggtccgcacccgagtcgcaaaaaaatgtgactcggatgcggaaccaaaccacagtcatgtgaacgagccctaaccgtGACAGGTGTTCTATTAAGCTGTGTCTGTGGCACAGTGTAACAAACATACAGTCGTGGAAGGCCTTGGTTAGGTCTCTGGCTGCCATGGCAGTGCATTGGTGCCTCGCAATTATGTTCATGAGGGCCGATGGTGataggaagcctctgcctagatgCCACGGACGTTATTGACTGTGGCATTTAGGGAGTTAACCTGCCAGCATCGGCGTTCTCTCCTATCTGGCCGTTACAGATGGGAGCCCAGCTATAGTCATGGAGGCCTCATgctaaggatcaggcatgttggatttcaactgtcCAATCCCTTTGTTAGCAGAGGGAGAAGCTGCAGCAAGAGAATCCTGCCAGCAGCTTCCATTCTCTACATATACATGTTCAGCCGAGCCAAGGATTGAGAGAGATCTGTCGGACGAATGCCGGCTGACAGCTCTCATGTCTATGGCCATTTTATAGGGGTTCTCTTACTTTGCaaggggcatttatcatgtagagaaagttaatacaaggcaattagTGTATTGAGATTgtgcatattgcttcctttgctggctggattcattttactatcgcattatacactgcttgtttccatggttacgaccaccctgcaatccagcagtggtggccgtgcttgcacactaaaggGAAAAGTGCTGGGTTCTCCAGGACAGTGGCTGGTGCTTttgtctatagtgtgcaagcacgaccaccgcagcTGGATTGCACGGTGGTCGTAAACCCCTGGAtgcaagcagtgtataattttgatggaaaaatgaatccagccagcaaaggaagtaatatggagaatcacaatacgttagtaagtgccttgtattaactcatTCTACATAATAaaagccatttgctgaagtgaaacaacccctttaaggcatctcATCCAGCTAACCAGTAAAATCCTCTAATGATCATGGACCAGAACCTCAGAAACAGCTGCCTACAGGTAGGTGGCACTGGTTTGGCTGGTATGAATTAATttgcataccccccccccccccccccccatggagcattgcctgaaAAATAAAGCCGCCATACACCGCTGTGTCTTTTCAATGGGAAAGTACCCCCTCCTGGGCTAATTGTGTGCATTACATTAGGATCATAACACATCAAGGaaatttaaacattttttatttgagtacatatataaaaaaaaaaaaaaaaaaaaaaaaaaaagcttgatgAATCGATAGAAAATGGAAATTGGATTGGCATGAATTTGCTTCTATGTAAATCTGTACAAAATGTGCATCCGCTCTACCGAGAAGTCAAGTAATATTGCTCAtaaaaattttataaataaattattgacaatttttttttcaaaaaggcaCATAATCTCTCAAAAAGGCATCGATCTTGTACATgagaatttgtatttttttttttccttacaaaacaTCTTGTGCTGATACAGCACCTCGATCGTTACGGCAGACAAGAACTTCCCTTCGGACCAGGCCATTTTGTAGATGGAATTGATCTTCTTTCATAGTCTTTATACAATGGATATCAGTTCCCCAGGTGATACTTTTCATGGATGGTAAGTGATGAATAGTATCTTTGGGTAAGGACTGCACCCCAGAATTTAACAAGTTCAGCTCTTGTAAGGATCTCAGGCCAAAGAAGACCTCCTCGCTTAGAGATACTAGATTGGGATTATTCGAGAGGTCGAGAACTAGGAGAGACTGTATGTCGCTGAAGCTTCGTGGAGCAATCTCTCTTAAATCTGGCATATTACTCAACGATAAATGGGTTAAACTTTTAAGTCCCAAGAAGTTATGTTCCTCGATTTTAGAAATTGGGTTTTTATCCAAATTAAGAGACTGTAAAGGGATTCCTTGAAGACCTTGGACGGAACGTAGCCTATTTGCCGACAAATTCAAACTCCGAACGTTTGGAAGAGGAGAATCCGACCCCCTTGATAGAGTGCTAATCAAATTGTTGGAAAGGTCAATATTCATAGCCTTCCCATTATTTTGAGAGGTGAACGCGCCAATCTTAATCTCCTCCAGCTTGTTAAAACTTACATCTAGCTCCACGAGAGGAGAATAGAAAAAGCTATGGTCCGGAAGAGCCTCCAACCGGTTGTGGCTGAGATCCAGAGACTCCAAGTATCTTAGTTTGGAGAACGTTGTAGAAGAAATTTTCACCATTTGGTTGTAACTCAAGTTTAGGTTGACCAACGTTGTGTACCCAGGACCGGACAACACAGAGTCATTGACGTGTTCCAGTTTGTTTGAGGAAAGATCCAAGTAAGACGTGTCCAGAGGGATAGAGACCGGAACGATGTGGGAACCAACCCCACTACAATCCACTTTGGTCAGGCTGAAGCTGTCGAACAAGCCAAAAGTTTCAACTTCGCAGGAACATCCCGGGAAACAAGGCTTGCTTGCAGCAACGATGCTGGTGATGAATAGCATGCTGAACCAGGAAGGTGGCCCCATGGTTACACCtggaaggaaaaagcaaaaatgatCATCCCCCAAAAGAATTCAACATATCACATATAAtttcccaggttataccagcatgctccccatcattatatacaagaagatgtataacttataccagctgtacatatataattatatacaggagatacccaggttataccagcatactccatatcactatatacaggaagatgtataacttataccagctgtacatatataattatatacaggagatgcccaggttataccagcatgctccatatcactatatacaagaagatgtataacttataccagctgtacatatataattatatacaggagatacccaggttataccagcatggtccatatcactatatacaagaagatgtataacttataccagctgtacatatataattatatacaggagatgcccaggttataccagcatggtccatatcactatatacaagaagatgtataacttataccagctgtacatatataattatatacaggagatgcccaggttataccagcatggtccatatcactatatacaagaagatgtataacttataccagctgtacatatataattatatacaggagatgcccaggttataccagcatggtccatatcactatatacaagaagatgtataacttataccagctgtacatatataataatatacaggagatgcccaggttataccagcatggtccatatcactatatacaagaagatgtataacttataccagctgtacatatataattatatacaggagatgcccaggttataccagcatgctccatatcactatatacaagaagatgtataacttataccagctgtacatatataattatatacaggagatgcccaggatataccagcatggtccatatcactatatacaagaagatgtataacttataccagctgtacatatataattatatacaggagatgcccaggttataccagcatggctcAAAGTATTAGCCAGAAGCGCTTGCCATTGCAGTACTGGGGTTAATGTACTAAGCTGTGGctgcagtcctccctctataacaTGAGCGCCGTCCCCTTCTTCACGGACACTATGCCATCAGTCACGTGGAGTCTGTGCAGCGGCTGCCTGGTTACGGAGCGGGCACAGCATGCGGTTTGTCAGTAAGGCCATGTGTACCCTCTATAATTGGCAGAAGAGTGAGGAGCAGCCAGTAAACAGGTTGTGATAACGCTCTTGTCCTAAGAAGGGCCCGTGTTTTATTATGGCACGTAGCTCGGGCACAGCGTGTGCTCCCATTACCAGTCTTTTAGGGATGTCTTATGTGCCATCAGTGTAAATATTAAGCAATTACCGCTGCAGCACAAAGGGACGAGGGCCCCATTATCTGCCGAGAGAGAGCGCCTTTTATATTCCGTACAAACCTCATGGGTAGAAAGAAAGGTTTCCTAAATTCGGAGGCTACTTTGCTGGACAAACATATCCCAGAATCATTctgtatttaaagggatattcccatctgtcATAAAATGTCCAATAGGcgcgggtcccacacctatctcATAACGGGGCCACGTCCATCAACTGCGCAGCTCGCTCCgttgacttctatgggaattcCTAATTCCTGTTTCCAGGACTCCCATAGAGGTAAAATGAGGCGGCCACAAGACTGGCCCCATTGTAGAGGTAGTTGCAGGTTTCGGAGGTCTCACAGATCAGAGAATTAACCCCCATCTTGTGGATAGGGATAACTTATAAAGATGGCCCAAACCCCCTTTAAATTTggggacctatcctgaggataagtcatcggtatctgattgttgggggtccaatTACAGACACCCCCCATCAATAGGCTGTCTGAAGGGGCTCAGACAAGCGCTGCGGCTTCTTCATATTATAGTAAGTATagcgccgtacactgtatagtggctgtgctcggtattacagcacatgaatgggactgagctgcacaaaggccTTGGGACCTATGGACGAGACGTCGTAGAAAGGTTAGGAGTTGGACCCcaagacactgatgacctatccttatgatccatatttaaaggggttgtctcaccttagacattggtggcataatgctaggatatgccaccaatgtctgataagtGCAGGACCCCCCCAAAGAAAGCGGAGAGCATCCATGCATGTGCggctgccctctattcatttctatagggctgccaaaaatagccgggcgctgtgaagtgaatggagcggtggccgcacagtgcgctctccattaatttctatgggccaTTTTTGAAACTCCCTTAGAAATGAAAGGAGAGCATGCCCCATATGCacggtgcgctctccttcacattCGGGGGCCCGGTTCTGGATCCACACCCATCTGACTTTCTAGCCTAGGGATATGCCAaagtctgagatgacacaacccctttaatatgactATTCTTTGGTTACAAAATTGGCCAGATCCAAATCACAAATAAAATATGAATGTGAAACAAGTAGATTGCAGATCTAGCAGAGCCGAGTTTGTCTATTGGTTCTACCTTTCCCAGTGGCTGCCGCAGCGGAAATGTATGGCTACCCATACacaatattgtatatacagtatgtagcgGGAATCTACAGGGCTTCctggaatagccctttaaggCATCCTCCATTGCCTTTCaagctgcagagcattgcaccccATTTATCACCAGATCTAACACCATCTACTAGGAGTCAGATCATCAAGAGACAACCAACATCCTACTCTCAGGAGAGACTTCTTCAatcatctgccgctggggaaaccTGTTCTGATCTTGGAGGGAAGCGCGCAGGGCGAGATAAGATGGCGGAGGCGTTAATTGATGTGGAGACCGGTCCAGGCAGGATTCCACTTCATAAGACATCTGGCAAGATTACCACCAGGGCTGTCCCTGGAGACAACTATTCCAGGAATGTTTACAGAGGTCCTGGATTAAAAGGTGAAAGGATCCTTAAAGTATCAGAGGTTACGACCACCTGGAATGTAGAAGACTATGGAGGCTTCTCAGGTGGCTTCAGATAGAATCCATAGGTTGCATCTACCATAGTCAGGGTCCTTCTGCCAACATTGCCCATACATCTGAATATATGACCATCAAGTCTCAGACTTGCTCCATCCATAGAGTCCAAAACTTCCCGCCTTTACGTTTTGGCCGTTCGACCTCCAAGAATTTACATCGCGAGAAGACGGCGGGTCTACGTTTAGTGGATACCACATTGTCCAGAATTAGTAAAACACAGCCGATTTCTTTCTGAACGGCGCCACATCTGCTCACTGGTGGTGTGAGGTACCGCAGCTTGCTTCAatagagcttaaaggggtattctagttgTTAGCTATAACGATTAGTGGTGGGGGGGTCTTACTGCTGGGAACAGAGCGGCAGATTGGGCATGTAAACCgctacttcactcatctctatgggagttctggaaatagcgGAGCACTGTACTCGTCTCCGGAAACGGAGGGGGGGGGTGACTGGTGggagtcccagcggtaggaccccgacCTGAGCATGGATGTGCAAGGAGCCACCTAGGACACCACAACTCCATGCACACCGATAGGCGAGCCTGAAAACCCACAGgcaaccagcagaattgtgactgcagctctggatgtgaacgTAGTGCAAGTAAAAGTGGAGAACACTACAAGACGCTGGCTTTTCAGGACTTCACACCATAATGTGACGTCCAATGTTTTGTATAAGAAAAACAAACTAAACAATGTAACAAAACCGTACGTTACATATAATGGATTCGCTTTATGTCCCCGACGGTTACTGAAAACCCAGGGCCTGTCACCTCCGAGGAGGTTTGATAAAATGGCACCGCGCTAAATCAATAAACCCATTTCTCGTTCTTCCTGCGAGCCAAACCTTCAGCTGTACGAGAAAACAAAAAAAGAGGGAATTTATCACCCACTGAGCCTCCCTTAAAGGAGAACTCCAACcaaatattgaaaaaaacaaaacgtttGCTCATAGGCTTCACCTCAGGCACGGGAAGTAGCGGACATCTATTACCGCCATATTCGCTTTCGTAGGTGGAGTACAGCGAGAGGACGCCGTTCTTCCTACCCCTTCTCACTAGATATTTTACACCTCTATAAGAGCCAAGGAGGTTTTATTTTAAGATATGaacggagctgagctgcagtacccggtACCGCCTCTACGCGGTGTATGGAGCGGTCTatggcaggcatcctcaacctgcgg
Encoded proteins:
- the TSKU gene encoding tsukushin isoform X1; the protein is MICLCRQSSTSRTTGSDPQKVVSDRPGPHIAAAERCVTMGPPSWFSMLFITSIVAASKPCFPGCSCEVETFGLFDSFSLTKVDCSGVGSHIVPVSIPLDTSYLDLSSNKLEHVNDSVLSGPGYTTLVNLNLSYNQMVKISSTTFSKLRYLESLDLSHNRLEALPDHSFFYSPLVELDVSFNKLEEIKIGAFTSQNNGKAMNIDLSNNLISTLSRGSDSPLPNVRSLNLSANRLRSVQGLQGIPLQSLNLDKNPISKIEEHNFLGLKSLTHLSLSNMPDLREIAPRSFSDIQSLLVLDLSNNPNLVSLSEEVFFGLRSLQELNLLNSGVQSLPKDTIHHLPSMKSITWGTDIHCIKTMKEDQFHLQNGLVRREVLVCRNDRGAVSAQDVL
- the TSKU gene encoding tsukushin isoform X2; its protein translation is MGPPSWFSMLFITSIVAASKPCFPGCSCEVETFGLFDSFSLTKVDCSGVGSHIVPVSIPLDTSYLDLSSNKLEHVNDSVLSGPGYTTLVNLNLSYNQMVKISSTTFSKLRYLESLDLSHNRLEALPDHSFFYSPLVELDVSFNKLEEIKIGAFTSQNNGKAMNIDLSNNLISTLSRGSDSPLPNVRSLNLSANRLRSVQGLQGIPLQSLNLDKNPISKIEEHNFLGLKSLTHLSLSNMPDLREIAPRSFSDIQSLLVLDLSNNPNLVSLSEEVFFGLRSLQELNLLNSGVQSLPKDTIHHLPSMKSITWGTDIHCIKTMKEDQFHLQNGLVRREVLVCRNDRGAVSAQDVL